ATTTCCACCCCCTTGAAGACGCGATTCGGCAGGCCTATCTTGGAGTCAGGGCCCGCCCTCCTGCGCAGGCTCAGTTGTCCGTTTCAATCCCTTTTCAGGAGCCAAAACCATGAACTCTCTTGTGACCCGCGGCAGTCTGTTTGACGACTTCTTCAAGGACATTGCCCCCGGCTTTTACGTGCGTCCGCTGCATGGCGATAACCTGCCTTCGCCCAGCCAGATCAAGGTGGATGTGAAGGAAACCGAAAGCGGCTACACGGTGCAGGCCGAAGTGCCCGGCGTGGCCAAGGAGGACATCCATGTCTCGCTCGAAGGCAATGTGGTGAGCCTGCGCGCCGAGGTGCGCCAGCACGATGAAAAGCGGGAAGGCGAAAAGGTGCTGCGCAGCGAGCGCTATTTTGGCGCTGTGGCCCGCAGCTTCCAGCTGCCTGCCGACGTGGACGCCGCGCAGGCCAAGGCCAAGTACGACAACGGCGTGCTGACGCTGAACCTGCCCAAGAAGGTGAACAAGGCAGCGCAGCGGCTGAACATCGAGTGAGCGCGGCTCACACAACCCTTCTGGCGTTGTTGCTGCGTCTTGTCGTACTACACGTACTGCCTGCGACTCAGCGCCTAGCCAGAACCGCTGCGCTGGGTTGTGTGATCCGCTCCATGCGTCCGCAGCCGCTTTGGCTGCGATGGGGCGCTACCTAGGGCAACGCTGAACAAGTCCCTCGCGCACCGCGCACCCCTGCTTTGGGCGGTCTGCAGCGTTGCAAATCCTCGCGATAGCTACGGCTATCGCTGTGGTTTGCGCCTTGCATCCCATCCCAAATCAGGGTGCGCGCCACTGCGGGGACTTTTTCAGCATTGCCCTAGGCCGCGATACCGCTGGCCGTGAGCCGTAGCACCCGGTCGGCCCGCGCCGCGGCGGCGTCGGAATGGGTGACCAGCACCAGCGATGCGCCGTGCTCGCGCGTCTGGGCCAGCAGCAGGTCCATCACGCGCGTGGCGGTGGTGGGGTCGAGGTTACCGGTGGGCTCGTCGGCCAGCAGCAGGGCGGGGCGGTGCACCAGCGCGCGGGCAATGGCCACACGCTGCAGCTGCCCGCCGCTGAGCTGCTGAGGCAGCCGTGCACCCAGCCCTTCCAGGCCCACGGCGGCCAGCATGTGCTGCACGCGGGCGGCATCACTTTGGCCCAGTAGCATCAGCGGCAGGGCCACGTTCTGTGCCACGTCCAGGTGCGGCAACACGTGGAAGGCCTGGAACACAAAACCCACCTGCGCGCGGCGCCACAGGGCGCGGGCAGTGTCGTCCAGCTGGCCCAGGTCGGTGGTGCCGTGGGTGATGCTGCCGGTGTCCCAGGTGTCGAGGCCTGCCAGGCAGTTGAGCAACGTGGACTTGCCCACGCCCGAGTCGCCCACGATGGCGACAAACTCGCCCGGCGCCACGGCGAACTGCACGTTGGCAAACACCGGCGTGCTGCCGTAGTGCTTGCCCAGGTTCTGCACACGCAGCAGCGTCATGGTGTGCGCTGCTCCAGGCGCTGCAGCACGGCCTGCACCAGGTGGGCCACGGCATGGGGCTGATCGCAGGCGATGGCGTGGCGCTGCGGCATGCTGCGCAGCCAGGTGATCTGGCGCTTGGCCAGCTGGCGCGTGGCGGCAATGCCGCGCTCTCGCAGGAAGGCCGTGTTCAACGGCGTGCCAGCGGGGCGGCTGGCCTGGAAGTCGAGTTCTTCCCACACCTGCCGGTAGCCCACGCAGCGCATGGAGGGCAGGTCGGGGTGCAGGTCGCCGCGTGCGCGCAGGGCCGTTACCTCGTCAATGAAGCCACCGGCCAGCATGGCGTCAAAACGCTGGGCGATGCGCTCGTGCAGCCAGGCCCGGTTGTCGGGTTCCAAGGAAAAAAGTGCTCTAGCGCTTTCTGGTAAAGCGCTGTTAGCTCCTGTTTTGGTAGTGTGAAAGCTCGACAGCGGCTGGCCCGAGACATGCCACACCTCCAGCGCGCGCTGGATGCGCTGGCTGTCGCCGGGGGCCAGGCGTGCGGCCGTTACCGGGTCTACACGCGCCAGCTCGGCGTGCAGGGCGGGCCAGCCTTGCTCGGCCGCCTGGGCTTCGATCTTGGCGCGCACCTCGGGGTCGGCGGCAGGCATGTCGTCTATGCCATCAAACAGCGCCTTGAAGTACAGCATGGTGCCGCCCACCAGCAACGGCAGTGCGCCGCGCGCGCGGATCTCGGCGATGAGCCGGGTGGCGTCTTGCACAAACTCGGCCGCGCTGTAGGCCTGCAGCGGGTCGCGGATGTCGATGAGGTGGTGGGGTACGGCGGCGCGCTCGTCGGGCGAGGGTTTGGCGGTGCCGATGTCCATGCCCCGGTACACCAGGGCCGAGTCCACGCTGATGATCTCGACCGGCCGGCCTTGCTTGCCCAGCACGGCAGCCAGCGCCAGCGCGCCGGCCGTCTTGCCGGATGCGGTGGGGCCCGCCAGGGCGATGGTGGGGAGGGTGTCAGGCGTGCTCACGGGGCGCTCCAAACTTCTGCACCAGGGTCCACGAGATCACGGCCAGTGCCACCGACCAGAACCAGATGCCATTGACCAGCGGCCACACCGTGCCATCAAGCCGCATCCCCAGCCAGCCGCCGATGGCAAACGCCGCCAGCATCATCATGAAACCGTTCAATGCCGATGCCACGCCGGCCGCCTTGGGGAAGGGCCCCACCGCGCCGCTTTGCCCGCAGGGCTGGTGGATGCCGTGCCCCACCATGAACAGGTAGAACGGCAGCGTCAGCGCCCAGGGCTGGTGCCAGCCCATCCAGGCCACCAGCGCCATCAGCGTGCCGCCACCGGCGCTCAAGGCCCCGGCAATGGCGACTGTGCGCTGCAAGCCAAAGCGCGCCAGCAGCGCGCGGCACACAAAGGTGCCCCCAAAGTAGGCCACGCAGGCCGAGGCCATGACCCAGCCGTACATGGTGCGCGTGAGGCCGAGCACATCGATGTAAACGAACGAGGACGACGCCAGAAACGTGAACAGGCCGCCGTAGGTGGCCGTGGTCTGCAGTGAAAACGCCCAGAAGGTGGGGTTGCGCAGCACATGCCGCCAGGTGCCCACCAGTGCGCGGGGCTGCAGGGCCTGCGGGTTACGGTGGGACAGGGTCTCGGGCAAGCGCAAGGCCACCAGCGCCAGTGTGACCACGGCGTACACCGTGAGCGCCAGCAGCGCAGCGCGCCAGCCCAGCCATTCGCTCAGCAGGCCCCCCATGGGCGCACAGATGCAGGCCACGATGCCCAGCCCCGTGAGCGCCTTGGACATGGCACGCGCGCCCTCCAGCGGGGTGTACAGGTCGCGCACGATGGCACGCGCGCACATCACCACGGCGCCCATGGCAGCCCCCTGGGCGATGCGCCACAGGATGAGGAGACCCATGGTCGGCGCAAAAGCGCTGCCCAGCGAGGCCGCGGTGTAGATGGTGAGCCCTGCCAGCAGGACGGGGCGGCGGCCAAAGCGGTCAGACAGCGGGCCCCACACCATTTGCGAGCAACCGAACGCGAGCAGCAGCCCGCTGAGCGTGAGCTGCGCGGCCGCCATGGGTGCACCCAGGCTGCGGGTAAGCGCGGGCAGGGCGGGCAGATACAGGTCGGTGGTGACGGGCTGGATGGACAGCAACAGGGCCAGTACCAGAATGGCCAGGCCGGGTTGGACAGAGACAGGGGCGGCCGCAGACGCTGCGGTGGCGGAGGGGGCAGACATATCTGTCTGAGCGTACCAGAAGGGGTGGGTGCGCCGCAGGCAGGTTGATTGCCCTGGGCCAGTGAGAACTTGCGCAGATTTGTGTATGACAAAGGTCGCACCGGTGACATCCTGGCGAGTGCGGGGCGAAGCACCATGGCTGCGCGGTGGCTGGCGGATCGACTGGCCTTGGACGCTGTTCTGAGGGTTGCCGCGCCCAGATGCTGCACAACACAACATAAAAAGGAGACAAGACATGCACAAGATCCACAGCGCCTCTGTGGCGTACCCCCATCCCTCAGTGCGCTCTGCACCGCCCCGGCGTTCTGGCAAAGCCGCTGCAACGCTGTGGCAAACCGCTTGCGCCGTGGCGGCGCTGGGCGTGGCCT
Above is a window of Acidovorax sp. KKS102 DNA encoding:
- a CDS encoding Hsp20/alpha crystallin family protein produces the protein MNSLVTRGSLFDDFFKDIAPGFYVRPLHGDNLPSPSQIKVDVKETESGYTVQAEVPGVAKEDIHVSLEGNVVSLRAEVRQHDEKREGEKVLRSERYFGAVARSFQLPADVDAAQAKAKYDNGVLTLNLPKKVNKAAQRLNIE
- the miaA gene encoding tRNA (adenosine(37)-N6)-dimethylallyltransferase MiaA; translated protein: MSTPDTLPTIALAGPTASGKTAGALALAAVLGKQGRPVEIISVDSALVYRGMDIGTAKPSPDERAAVPHHLIDIRDPLQAYSAAEFVQDATRLIAEIRARGALPLLVGGTMLYFKALFDGIDDMPAADPEVRAKIEAQAAEQGWPALHAELARVDPVTAARLAPGDSQRIQRALEVWHVSGQPLSSFHTTKTGANSALPESARALFSLEPDNRAWLHERIAQRFDAMLAGGFIDEVTALRARGDLHPDLPSMRCVGYRQVWEELDFQASRPAGTPLNTAFLRERGIAATRQLAKRQITWLRSMPQRHAIACDQPHAVAHLVQAVLQRLEQRTP
- a CDS encoding ABC transporter ATP-binding protein, which codes for MTLLRVQNLGKHYGSTPVFANVQFAVAPGEFVAIVGDSGVGKSTLLNCLAGLDTWDTGSITHGTTDLGQLDDTARALWRRAQVGFVFQAFHVLPHLDVAQNVALPLMLLGQSDAARVQHMLAAVGLEGLGARLPQQLSGGQLQRVAIARALVHRPALLLADEPTGNLDPTTATRVMDLLLAQTREHGASLVLVTHSDAAAARADRVLRLTASGIAA
- a CDS encoding multidrug effflux MFS transporter is translated as MSAPSATAASAAAPVSVQPGLAILVLALLLSIQPVTTDLYLPALPALTRSLGAPMAAAQLTLSGLLLAFGCSQMVWGPLSDRFGRRPVLLAGLTIYTAASLGSAFAPTMGLLILWRIAQGAAMGAVVMCARAIVRDLYTPLEGARAMSKALTGLGIVACICAPMGGLLSEWLGWRAALLALTVYAVVTLALVALRLPETLSHRNPQALQPRALVGTWRHVLRNPTFWAFSLQTTATYGGLFTFLASSSFVYIDVLGLTRTMYGWVMASACVAYFGGTFVCRALLARFGLQRTVAIAGALSAGGGTLMALVAWMGWHQPWALTLPFYLFMVGHGIHQPCGQSGAVGPFPKAAGVASALNGFMMMLAAFAIGGWLGMRLDGTVWPLVNGIWFWSVALAVISWTLVQKFGAPREHA